From a single Candidatus Defluviilinea gracilis genomic region:
- a CDS encoding ATP-binding protein, translating into MKKSNSSARLIIVCGLPGSGKTTLAKCLEDDLHAVRLSPDEWMDALSIDLYDEETRARIESLQWKLGQRLLELGLVVIIEWGTWGKSERDALREGARNLGAAVELHYLYAPPEILFERIQRRNMENPPIKREDVLRWAEMIQVPTEEEMSLFDPASECKQNLETFFHEDAVKQTRSGR; encoded by the coding sequence ATGAAAAAGTCAAACAGTTCTGCCAGATTAATTATCGTTTGTGGTCTGCCTGGCTCAGGAAAGACAACTTTGGCAAAGTGCCTTGAGGATGACCTGCACGCTGTTCGCCTATCGCCAGACGAGTGGATGGATGCGCTCTCCATTGATCTTTATGACGAAGAAACTCGAGCAAGGATTGAATCGCTCCAATGGAAGTTAGGTCAACGACTGCTTGAACTTGGTCTTGTGGTCATTATTGAATGGGGAACATGGGGAAAATCTGAGCGTGATGCATTGCGTGAAGGCGCTCGTAATCTTGGCGCTGCTGTCGAACTGCACTACCTGTATGCGCCTCCTGAAATTCTTTTCGAGCGCATTCAGCGCCGAAACATGGAGAATCCACCAATAAAACGTGAAGATGTTTTGCGGTGGGCAGAGATGATTCAGGTTCCAACGGAAGAAGAAATGAGCTTGTTTGACCCTGCGAGTGAATGCAAGCAAAATTTGGAAACATTTTTTCATGAAGACGCAGTAAAACAAACGCGCAGTGGACGATGA